The DNA region AGTCGTCGAGATCGAAACGGCCCTCGGCGAGCGGCACGAGCTGCGCGTTGCGCCAATCGGTGATGTAGACATCGTGGTTGGGCAGGAAGGCCTGCACCGTGCCGCGCAACAGCGTCGCGTAATGTCCCGACATCGGCGCGACGATCAAAAGCTTCGGCTGCGGCCGGCGCGGCGGACGCGTGAACGCGCGCTCGAAATGCAGCACACGGCAGAACGGACGCTCCCACACCGGCACGATGTGCACGGGCACTTTCTCGCCGCCGACCGTCGTATCGTCGATCATCCATTCCGGACGGCCGTAACGGCGCGTCGAGCGCTCGAACAGCTCGGCCGCGGCGGCCATCGACTTGCCATAGGTCGTGTGCGTCAGCGGATTGACCGGGTTCTTGTAGAACAGGCGCGTCGCGTCGGCCAAGGCGCGCGCCGGATTAAGCGCCGCGTGGCCCATTTCGTAGAGCCAGTACATCGGCGTCGCGAGCAAAAGCCCGCTGTCGCCGGGCAGCGTCGCCGCCCCGTCAAATTCACCAATTGCCATCGATTTAGGCCCCGGCCTATTTTGCACCGCGGCACCCTGTCGCTTTTCCGTCATAGCGTCAACATAGAGATAAGTTCTTGGCGCCCGGTTTACAACGCCAACCGCTACAATTAAGCGACTGTAATATAACGCATATTTGAACTATTCGCCGGTTTGGAGCAGGCTGCCCTGCTCGCGCGCGCTCTGCAAAAGCTTCATGAATGCGAATGATGCAGCTGCGAACAAGACGACATTGAAGACGAAGGCCTCCGCCATCAGGTCGGCGCGGAACACGTGGTTAATGAGCAGGGCGCGCATGCCCTCGAACACGTAAGTCGGCGGCAAGGCCCACGCGACGTATTGCAGCCAGTGCGGCAGCACCGCGACCGGATAATAAACGCACGTCAGCGGCAGGAACAAAAACATAATGGTCCAGGCCAAGCTCTCGGCGCCCATACCGTTACGCAGCAGCAGACCGGACACGAAGATGCCGATCGACCAACTCGTCAGAATGAGATTGATGAAGAACGCCGCGAGCGCGAAGCCCATCGACCACAAATTGAAGTCGAAGAAGAAGATGGCGAGGATCGTCACCGGCACCATGCCGATCGCGAGGCGGATGATGCTCATGATCATCAGCGATGCGATGAACTCGACCGGGCGCAGCGGCGACATCATGATGTTGCCGAGGTTGCGCGCGTACATCTCCTCGAGAAACGAAATCGAGAAGCCGAGCTGACCGCGGAACAGAATGTCCCACAGCAGCACGGCGCCGATGAAGGCGCCGCCGGTGCGCGCGAAGAAGCTGTCGTTCTGCGAGACGTAGAGCTGCAGGAAGCCCCACATCAGCATCTGCACCGTC from Pseudolabrys taiwanensis includes:
- a CDS encoding ABC transporter permease, with product MSALPAASPASFSLTRVAAMVRRYWYLLRSSWPRVLDLIYWPTVQMLMWGFLQLYVSQNDSFFARTGGAFIGAVLLWDILFRGQLGFSISFLEEMYARNLGNIMMSPLRPVEFIASLMIMSIIRLAIGMVPVTILAIFFFDFNLWSMGFALAAFFINLILTSWSIGIFVSGLLLRNGMGAESLAWTIMFLFLPLTCVYYPVAVLPHWLQYVAWALPPTYVFEGMRALLINHVFRADLMAEAFVFNVVLFAAASFAFMKLLQSAREQGSLLQTGE